One segment of Methanolinea sp. DNA contains the following:
- a CDS encoding ADP-ribosylglycohydrolase family protein → MDARERFLGCLLGLATGDALGTAFEFKEPGDFTPIRSMVGGGPFHLEPGQYTDDTSLALCLAESLVERRGFDPVDQLERYCRWWKEGYLSSTGRCFDIGTTTRAALSQFQRTREPYPGQTDSRSASNGSLMRLAPVAMFFSRDPERAIEMAGESSRTTHGLPVVVDACRYFAGLIVGALEGRSKDEILSPHFCPVEGFWDSHPLCEEVREVARGSFKEKEPPEIRGRGYVVASMEAALWAFSNGRSFEEGCLLSVNLGEDADTTGAIYGQLAGAFYGVGAIPRKWLSVLAFRELIEEYAEKLFILSQEVA, encoded by the coding sequence ATGGATGCACGGGAGCGCTTCCTGGGATGTCTCCTCGGACTTGCGACAGGGGATGCACTGGGGACAGCATTCGAGTTCAAGGAGCCGGGGGATTTTACACCCATCCGTTCGATGGTTGGAGGAGGGCCCTTCCACCTCGAGCCAGGCCAGTATACCGACGATACATCCCTTGCTCTCTGCCTCGCGGAGAGCCTGGTAGAGAGGAGAGGTTTTGATCCCGTCGACCAGCTCGAACGCTATTGCCGGTGGTGGAAAGAGGGATACCTCTCGAGCACGGGCAGATGTTTCGATATCGGGACAACCACCAGGGCGGCGCTCTCGCAATTCCAAAGGACACGCGAGCCATACCCCGGGCAGACCGATTCCCGTTCTGCGTCCAATGGATCCCTCATGAGACTTGCTCCCGTTGCGATGTTTTTTTCGAGAGACCCGGAGAGAGCAATCGAAATGGCGGGAGAAAGCTCGAGGACGACGCACGGGTTACCGGTAGTGGTCGATGCCTGCCGGTATTTCGCAGGCCTCATCGTGGGAGCACTGGAAGGCCGGTCAAAGGACGAGATACTCTCCCCCCATTTCTGCCCCGTCGAGGGGTTCTGGGATTCCCACCCACTCTGCGAGGAAGTGCGAGAAGTTGCCAGGGGTTCCTTCAAGGAGAAGGAACCACCAGAAATCCGGGGACGGGGATATGTCGTCGCATCGATGGAAGCTGCCCTCTGGGCATTTTCCAATGGGAGGTCTTTCGAAGAAGGGTGCCTCCTTTCGGTGAACCTCGGTGAAGATGCAGACACGACAGGAGCAATTTACGGCCAACTCGCGGGGGCATTCTACGGTGTCGGTGCAATCCCCAGAAAATGGCTCTCCGTGCTCGCCTTCCGGGAATTGATCGAGGAATACGCGGAGAAATTATTCATCCTGAGCCAAGAGGTCGCATGA
- a CDS encoding ferritin family protein, with protein sequence MTPEDYKKIISMAINREVEAYTFYKTVSDKVKDANLKRLFTELAGEETKHREFLQGLLAKDVKALKFSPAKDFKVGDNIKTPDLSPDMKPVDGLVVAIKKELEAMQMYTALANNSEDPEQKKMFLELANMERGHKARLEDIYVNTAFAESW encoded by the coding sequence ATGACTCCGGAAGACTACAAGAAGATCATCTCCATGGCGATCAACCGCGAAGTGGAGGCATATACTTTCTACAAGACCGTTTCTGACAAGGTGAAGGACGCAAACCTCAAGAGACTCTTTACCGAGCTTGCCGGCGAGGAGACGAAGCACCGCGAGTTCCTCCAGGGACTCCTCGCAAAGGACGTGAAGGCCCTCAAGTTCTCGCCGGCAAAGGACTTCAAGGTCGGGGACAACATCAAGACGCCCGACTTAAGCCCCGACATGAAGCCCGTCGACGGCCTCGTCGTCGCGATCAAGAAGGAGCTCGAGGCCATGCAGATGTACACCGCGCTCGCGAACAACAGCGAGGACCCCGAGCAGAAGAAGATGTTCCTCGAGCTTGCGAACATGGAGCGCGGCCACAAGGCCCGGCTCGAGGACATCTACGTGAACACCGCGTTCGCCGAGAGCTGGTAA